The Malus sylvestris chromosome 12, drMalSylv7.2, whole genome shotgun sequence genome contains a region encoding:
- the LOC126594240 gene encoding uncharacterized protein LOC126594240 encodes MESTDQEGGPTCSRKRKYKEEVGGIQWKDLKVAMQPSSFRYVNNYLARRRSTIDELGEPLDENESDRDRMMRLSSYVMTEYDDRLREVERYKVKFKENKQLVNDARKMSKALADAIRLKDENFESLKRRNGENVRLKKQLEATKEQLETTILKVSKVKGELDSALVEVSRLKRSIPTERDAAVQEFLGSQAFHNAFRPHCIRAANFEKRKWMAVLEHYDDGNIIRKYRDEMDEYRQKGEAFVLAVDPSSDDDFDNEASISEQS; translated from the exons ATGGAGTCTACAGACCAAGAAGGTGGCCCTACCTGTAGCCGTAAGAGAAAGTACAAGGAAGAGGTTGGCGGCATTCAGTGGAAGGACTTGAAGGTTGCCATGCAGCCAAGTAGTTTTAGGTATGTCAATAATTACCTGGCAAGACGTCGATCCACTATTGATGAGCTTGGCGAGCCGCTAGATGAGAACGAATCAGATCGTGACCGGATGATGAGGCTATCTTCTTAT GTCATGACCGAGTATGATGACAGATTACGAGAAGTCGAACGGTACAAGgtaaagtttaaagagaataagcagcttgtgaatGACGCCAGAAAAATGAGCAAAGCTTTGGCTGATGCCATCCGCCTTAAGgatgaaaactttgagagtttgaagaggCGGAATGGTGAGAACGTGAGGCTCAAGAAACAATTGGAAGCGACTAAGGAACAGTTGGAGACAACCATCCTTAaggtttccaaggttaaaggggagttagatagtgccttggttgaggtttctAGGCTGAAGAGGAGTATCCCAACTGAGAGGGATGCTGCTGTGCAAGAGTTCTTAGGTTCCCAGGCCTTTCACAATGCCTTTAGACCTCACTGCATCCGAGCTGCTAATtttgagaaaaggaaatggatggccgtccttgagcattatgatgatggaaacattaTTCGAAAGTACCGTGATGAGATGGATGAGTATCGACAAAAAGGTGAAGCCTTCGTCCTCGCAGTTGATCCTAGTAGTGATGATGACTTTGATAATGAGGCTAGCATCAGTGAGCAGTCTTAG
- the LOC126592951 gene encoding ethylene-insensitive protein 2-like, with protein sequence MESANPNANIIPGVLQRLIPVVGPVLLISVGYIDPGKWAATAEAGACFGSELAALMLIFNLAAILCHYLSARIGVVTGRDLAQICSEEYDKGTCISLGIQTEVSAILSDLTMVLGIAHGLNLLFGWDLFTCVFLTAVNAVLYPLFSTFLETCKVKVVCIYVTGFILLSFVLGVIISQPEMPHSMNGMLTKLSGESAFALMSLLGASIMPHSLYFHSSIVQQYQQQATVPKGALCHNHLVAIICIFSGIYMVNYVLMTSAENLFYSPEASSGLVLTFQDAMSLMEQVFWGPIVPASFLLVLVLSNQITTLSWSLGGEVVLNEFLKVDLPGWLHCATIRIIAIVPALYFVWSSGAEGMYQLLIFTQVLAALLLPPSVIPIFRIAASRPRMGVHKISQFVEFLSLITLIGMLGLKVIFVVEMIFGNSEWGGILRSNSGSSMSLFLTACASFCLMIWLAATPLKSASVRLEAQVWNWELKGTPDLLKNEEESNIAGPQYQSEASVQNHEPSPSFGLDADSEVANFDLDLPDTIVEADQELNQTTVAENSNSHITFPSSPKSCMEGSTFAVESVPVATVVNDVSDVTLEDTSALKVKSTEIEKTVEVEGVEGDLPTEKDDDEGDNWEPEELSKGVSGSTAPLASEGSGSFRSLSGKGDDLGSSAGSLSRLAGLGRSARRQLATMLDEFWGQLYDFHGNVIQDAKAKKLDLLLGSDSKAVSSSLKVDTDAKESLGYYPSLGGRGSDSLINSSLYDSAKQHRVQSSLESYAVQRGSSSLLPSHMQLLDAYVQSSSRSIIDSDERRYPSMRSIPTSESGGKRYPSMRGIPTSESWDYQPATVHGYQIASYLNRLSKEKNFDNLNGQMEPSILKSGSSLGAGNYRDSLAFTMGQKLQNGLGSGQASNFQNFTVSRNSPMQSERQYYDPCSSGIAENVVSPANAKKYHSLPDIHRELYMPDKNANWESPLGYGSSAGMAGYESSFYSNSGARTRAPLAFDELSPNVYNSLSSQQSSTFNTGSLWSRQPFEQFGVADTSRTIGSGIGNRVGSVNQETTSVAYSEAKLLQSFRHCIVKLLKLEGSDWLFTQNDGVDEDLIDRVAAKEKFRYEVETRVINQTGQVGELQYCSSDTESASALKNNDSSYIMISSVPHCGDGCIWKADLVVSFGVWCIHRILDLSLMESRPELWGKYTYVLNRLQGIIDSAFSKPRSPMSPCICLEVPTAHQLQSSLSFSNGIPPPAKPARGKCTTAVTLLDIIKDVEIAINSRKGRTGTAAGDVAFPKGKENLASVLKRYKRRLSNKTVGTHEGPGSGKSLTSAPYG encoded by the exons ATGGAATCCGCCAATCCTAATGCTAACATTATACCGGGTGTTCTACAGCGGTTGATTCCTGTTGTTGGACCTGTGCTTCTGATTTCAGTTGGATATATTGACCCTGGAAAGTGGGCAGCAACTGCTGAAGCAGGTGCCTGTTTTGGATCTGAACTTGCAGCATTGATGCTTATTTTCAATTTGGCAGCTATTTTATGTCACTATCTGTCAGCTCGGATTGGTGTAGTCACAGGAAGAGATCTTGCACAG ATATGCAGTGAGGAGTATGACAAAGGCACTTGCATATCCTTAGGAATTCAAACTGAGGTTTCTGCGATCCTGTCAGACCTAACCATG GTCCTCGGCATTGCACATGGGCTTAATCTTCTGTTTGGTTGGGACTTGTTCACTTGTGTCTTTTTGACTGCTGTTAATGCCGTTCTATACCCTCTTTTTTCCACCTTCCTG GAAACTTGCAAGGTGAAGGTTGTATGCATATATGTTACAGGATTTATACTCCTTTCCTTTGTTCTTGGAGTAATTATCAGTCAACCAGAAATGCCCCATTCCATGAATGGGATGCTAACAAAGCTGAGTGGGGAGAGTGCATTTGCACTGATGAGCCTTCTTGGAGCCAGCATAATGCCTCACAGTCTGTATTTTCATTCTTCTATTGTGCAG cAATATCAGCAGCAGGCAACTGTTCCCAAGGGTGCTTTGTGTCATAACCATTTAGTTGCCATCATATGCATCTTCAGTGGTATTTATATGGTGAATTATGTCCTTATGACCTCAGCAGAAAATTTATTCTACAGTCCAGAGGCAAGTTCAGGCCTTGTTCTTACGTTTCAGGATGCAATGTCACTAATGGAACAG GTCTTTTGGGGTCCAATAGTGCCGGCTTCTTTCTTACTGGTTCTCGTTCtgtcaaatcaaattacaacattAAGCTGGAGTCTGGGTGGGGAAGTAGTCCTGAATGAATTTTTGAAAGTGGACCTTCCTGGTTGGCTTCATTGTGCTACAATCAGAATTATTGCCATTGTTCCAgccctttattttgtttggaGTTCGGGAGCTGAAGGAATGTATCAACTGCTTATATTCACACAAGTTTTGGCAGCTCTGCTACTGCCACCTTCTGTGATCCCTATTTTTCGAATTGCTGCTTCAAGACCAAGAATGGGCGTCcataaaatttctcaatttgTTGAATTCTTATCCCTGATTACGCTTATTGGGATGCTTGGATTGAAAGTTATATTTGTAGTAGAAATGATTTTTGGGAATAGTGAATGGGGTGGTATCTTGAGGTCGAACAGTGGTAGTAGTATGTCACTATTCCTCACTGCTTGTGCATCATTTTGTTTGATGATTTGGCTGGCAGCTACCCCATTAAAATCTGCGAGTGTCCGACTAGAGGCTCAGGTGTGGAACTGGGAACTGAAGGGTACACCAGATTTGTTGAAAAATGAAGAGGAGAGTAACATAGCTGGACCTCAGTATCAGAGTGAGGCAAGTGTCCAGAACCATGAACCATCACCATCATTTGGGTTGGATGCTGATTCAGAAGTTGCAAATTTTGATCTTGATCTGCCTGACACTATCGTGGAGGCTGATCAGGAACTTAACCAAACAACTGTAGCGGAGAATAGTAATTCTCATATTACCTTTCCTAGCTCCCCTAAAAGCTGCATGGAGGGATCCACATTTGCAGTGGAGTCAGTTCCAGTCGCAACTGTTGTTAATGATGTTTCTGATGTCACATTAGAGGACACCAGTGCACTGAAGGTCAAGTCAACAGAAATTGAAAAGACAGTTGAAGTTGAAGGAGTTGAAGGAGACTTACCAACTGAAAAAGATGACGATGAGGGAGATAACTGGGAGCCTGAAGAATTATCAAAAGGGGTTTCTGGGAGCACTGCACCATTGGCCTCCGAGGGATCAGGATCCTTTAGGAGTCTAAGTGGAAAAGGTGATGATTTGGGGAGCAGTGCAGGAAGCCTTTCAAGATTAGCAGGGTTGGGGCGTTCTGCAAGACGTCAACTAGCTACTATGCTTGATGAATTTTGGGGACAACTGTATGATTTCCATGGGAATGTAATTCAAGACGCAAAGGCTAAGAAGCTGGACCTTTTGTTGGGATCAGATTCAAAGGCGGTGTCCTCCTCGCTGAAAGTTGATACTGATGCAAAAGAATCTTTGGGATACTATCCATCTCTAGGAGGCAGAGGATCTGATTCTCTTATCAACTCAAGTTTATATGACTCTGCAAAGCAGCATAGGGTTCAAAGCAGTTTAGAGTCATATGCGGTCCAAAGGGGATCTTCCTCATTGTTGCCCAGCCACATGCAGTTGTTAGATGCCTATGTACAAAGTTCAAGCCGTAGTATTATTGACTCTGATGAGAGGCGCTATCCAAGTATGCGCAGTATCCCAACTTCTGAGAGTGGTGGGAAGCGCTATCCAAGTATGCGCGGTATCCCAACTTCTGAGAGTTGGGATTACCAGCCAGCTACAGTACATGGTTATCAGATTGCATCATATCTCAATCGATtgtcaaaggaaaaaaattttgATAACTTGAACGGTCAAATGGAGCCATCAATCCTAAAGTCCGGTTCTTCGTTGGGTGCTGGAAACTACAGAGATTCACTTGCATTTACCATGGGGCAGAAGTTGCAAAATGGGTTAGGATCTGGTCAGGCCTCCAATTTTCAGAACTTTACAGTATCTAGAAATAGTCCAATGCAATCTGAAAGACAGTATTATGATCCATGCTCTTCTGGAATTGCTGAGAATGTGGTAAGTCCAGCCAATGCAAAGAAATACCATAGTTTACCAGACATTCACCGGGAGCTTTACATGCCTGATAAAAATGCTAACTGGGAAAGTCCTCTCGGGTATGGATCATCTGCTGGGATGGCTGGTTATGAATCATCCTTTTATTCAAATTCTGGGGCACGAACAAGAGCTCCTTTGGCTTTTGATGAACTCTCTCCAAATGTCTACAATTCTCTGTCATCACAACAGAGTTCTACTTTTAACACTGGTTCACTCTGGTCTAGACAGCCTTTTGAGCAGTTTGGTGTGGCTGATACTAGTCGTACTATTGGTAGTGGAATTGGTAATAGGGTAGGTTCAGTAAATCAAGAAACTACTTCAGTTGCATATTCAGAGGCCAAGCTTCTTCAGTCTTTCAGGCATTGcattgtgaagcttttgaaattgGAAGGGTCGGACTGGTTGTTTACACAGAATGATGGGGTTGATGAGGATCTAATTGATCGTGTGGCTGCAAAGGAGAAATTTCGTTATGAAGTTGAAACTAGAGTGATAAATCAAACAGGTCAAGTGGGCGAGCTTCAGTACTGTTCTTCAGATACGGAGTCTGCTTCAGCATTGAAGAATAATGATTCGAGTTATATTATGATTTCCTCAGTTCCACATTGTGGGGATGGTTGTATATGGAAGGCAGATTTGGTAGTAAGCTTTGGGGTTTGGTGTATCCATCGCATTCTTGATTTGTCACTTATGGAAAGCCGGCCAGAGCTATGGGGGAAATATACCTACGTCCTCAACCGACTTCAG GGGATTATTGATTCGGCATTTTCAAAGCCTCGTTCTCCAATGTCACCATGCATCTGCCTTGAAGTTCCCACGGCACACCAGCTGCAATCGAGTCTGTCATTTTCTAATGGAATACCTCCTCCTGCGAAACCAGCCAGGGGAAAATGCACAACGGCAGTAACGCTTCTAGACATAATCAAGGATGTGGAGATTGCAATCAATTCTCGAAAGGGCCGAACAGGGACAGCAGCTGGTGATGTAGCTTTCCCGAAGGGAAAAGAAAATCTGGCATCTGTCCTCAAACGCTACAAGCGTAGATTGTCCAACAAAACTGTTGGCACTCATGAGGGTCCTGGTTCGGGCAAGTCTCTGACATCTGCTCCTTATGGGTAA
- the LOC126592206 gene encoding uncharacterized protein LOC126592206: protein MDRRKLLLILLLEMSYLETICICTILVLMMLRGKQRHVERPTLTNRSLIRRKISLCYLNGIIGNTDTECVNELRMDRRTFGILCDLLRQDGRVKTDGLVSVEEQVCMTLQILAHHIKNRSVGCRFYRSGETISRYFNIVLQGILRLQGILLKVPQPVPIDSTDPRWRCFKNCLGALDGTHIDVHVPEIDKPRYRTRKGRVATNVLSVCSGDMQFIYVFPGWEGSASDSRVLHDAITRPNGFKVPAGYYYLVDGGYTNGEGFLAPYRGIPYHLSEWEGRTPSNKEEYFNMKHSKVVDTKESIFLSDKDTRSNNYRLLPTTQSY, encoded by the exons atggatcgaaggaagcttttattgatcttattgttagagatgtcttatttggagacaatttgcatttgtacgattcttgtgttgatgatgctacgtggcaaacagagacatgttgaacgaccCACATTGACTAATCGTTCACTTATTAGACGAAagattagtttgtgttatctgaatggtataatagggaatactgatactgaatgtgtcaacgaattgagaatggatagaaggacttttggcatattatgtgacttacttcgtcaagatgggagggtaaaaactgatggtttggtgtctgtagaggagcaggtgtgtatgactttacaaatattAGCACATCATATTAAGAATCGTAGTGTTGGCTGTAGATTTTATAGGTCGGGAGAGACTATAAGTAGGTATTTTAATATCgtattgcaaggaattttgcgattacaaggtatcctactaaaagtccctcagcctgtgcctattgattctacagatcctaggtggcgatgttttaag aattgcttgggagcattggatggaacacacattgatgtgcatgtacctgaaattgacaaaccaagataccgaacaagaaagggtcgagtcgcaactaatgtgttaagtgtgtgttcaggagatatgcagttcatatatgtgtttccggggtgggagggttccgcatcagactctagagtgctacatgatgcaattactaggcctaatggttttaaggtaccagcgg gttattattaccttgtagatggtggttatacaaatggtgaaggattccttgcaccctatagaggaataccttatcatttatctgaatgggagggacgaacaccttctaataaggaagaatattttaacatgaagcattctaag GTGGTCGATACTAAGGAGTCCATCTTTCTATCCGATAAAGACACAAGGTCGAATAATTACCGCTTGTTGCCtactacacaatcttattag